Proteins from a single region of Ziziphus jujuba cultivar Dongzao chromosome 1, ASM3175591v1:
- the LOC107406034 gene encoding uncharacterized protein LOC107406034: MMSTTTTHIIACRPTICGRSTSVPQQKQLFGLKPFNLPRTSLNLSLSAPPPHRRLCIPVLKFKQSATVCLARSGSDNEGSPWKAFGDVMGKFKKDSSIEDVLRQQIEKKEYYPDRSGGGGGGVGGGGSGGSGGGGGGADGSGGSEDEGLAGIADETIQVILATLGFILLYIYIISGEELTRLAKDYIKYLFGGSESVRLKRAMSHWRRLFRRLTEKKETDKYWLEKEIINTPTWWDSPEKYRRISRAYEESNSDQF, from the exons ATGATGAGCACAACCACAACCCATATAATCGCCTGCCGGCCGACTATCTGTGGTAGAAGTACAAGTGTGCCTCAGCAGAAGCAGCTTTTTGGGTTAAAGCCGTTTAATTTGCCGAGGACCTCTTTGAACCTAAGCCTGTCGGCTCCTCCACCACACCGCCGACTTTGCATTCCCGTTTTGAAGTTCAAGCAATCTGCAACTGTTTGTTTAGCAAGGTCCGGAAGCGACAATGAG GGTTCTCCATGGAAAGCTTTTGGGGACGTAATGGGAAAGTTTAAAAAGGATTCCTCAATAGAGGATGTACTACGGCAGCAGATTGAAAAGAAAGAATACTATCCAGATAGAagtggcggtggtggtggtggtgttggtggtggtggcaGTGGAGGCAGTGGTGGAGGTGGTGGCGGTGCAGATGGCTCTGGTGGATCAGAAGATGAAGGCCTGGCTGGGATCGCTGATGAAACTATCCAAGTGATTTTAGCGACCCTTGGCTTCATTCTTCTG TATATATACATCATCAGTGGCGAAGAGCTTACTCGTCTAGCTAAGGACTACATCAAGTATCTCTTTGGAGGAAGTGAGAGTGTTCGCTTAAAACGAGCCATGTCCCACTGGAGAAGGTTGTTCAGGAGGCTGACTGAGAAGAAGGAGACTGATAAATATTGgctggaaaaagaaataatcaaTACTCCAACTTGGTGGGATAGCCCAGAAAAGTACCGTCGTATCTCTAGGGCTTATGAAGAGTCAAATTCGGATCAGTTTTAA